The genome window TGCTATCATAGCATCCTACAGTTTGCGTCTCTCTTCCCTGTGTGTACAGCAGGGTTTGTCTTAGAATGACATGATTATTAAAGCTCTGTCTTCTGCTTCTGATTCACAAAGTTAAAATGAACTGCACAATATTTtggaaataatagaaaatacctttttccttttaaaattcATATCATTAGGGAGTGGGTGGTACAGAGAAAAATCtgttacagtatatgtaatGTTATATTGTGATACACTGTGGATCATGATATTGCAAATCTTATGgagaatgataaaataaataaaatgtctttatttcatTGGTGCAAAAATGATATGAATATCTAATATTGCCACAAAGTAGCCTTGTTTATTGCTTTGCAACATTACTTTAATTGTTCAATGCAACCAGAGAGTAAAAAGATTGATACTGAGGTGTGGAAAAATTGTCAGTTGATAGGTTTATATCATGTTACAGTACAGATAATCACATCCCCCAACCCTACATATCATCATATTACATCTTCTTCCATCACAATCTTCCATCTTTCTTAACCACCCTCCGTGTTGTTTCCAGGGAACTCTTTGATGGCACCAGTAGGACGATGGCAAAAAGGCAAAGATCTGACATGGTAcgcaaaagacaaaaaaggcgGTGCACCCTTGACCAAAGAGGAGGAACTTGCTGCCGTCAAGGCTGCAGAACATGAGGCATTGATGGCTGCTCTGTACGTAtaatttccccccaaaaaataaataattgacaAATGCAAGTAAAGGCCTAttgattcacatttttctttctcaatcTAGAGGGCACAAGAATATAAAGAGGCAACCAACTGGCCTGACAAAAGAGGTATTTCActttgttcagttcagtcacaagcttgtaaacatttttttaagatttttgcttaataaaaaAGGTTAAATGGTTTGAATTTCCCCGTTGTCATATCAGGACCTGGCTGATGTTTGTAGGAGGGAAGAAGCTGATGGCGAGGAGAGAAATGTGGACCGTATCTCAGGCTTGGGAAGCTccaggtgattttttttgtcctcttaaTATGAAAACATGGTTTTTAGAGGATTGATGACTTTAGGATTTGGCCTAATATACAAATTGACAGAATAAGATGAATCAACAAGTTAAAAAAGGACAGTATATGTAGCAAAGGAAAAAGTGCAACCAAACCATGTAGAAATAAACAGCCATGGATtcaatatacatatttttacacatggaaatatgcagaaaacatgaattattattCAGATCCATTATACCAAAAGGATTTCAAATGTTTGTGAAcaattttgttcatattttgaaGACGCTCTTCATATATAAATGTACCATTTCAAAAATTTAAATGTTCACCACTTTTGCGGGTTtcagttcctgtttttaatCTGTGTAAGAATATCTTGATTTAGAGCAAACAACGCAGTAGCTCAAGCAAAAACCACAACATCCCCCTCTGCCCTTCAGAGGTCTCTGTTATGTTATGCTCTGTTTTACCTCTATTAGAAGTTTAAAATGTTCCTCTTGACATTCAAGTGGTGGTGAGAGAGCTGCTTATCTCAGTGCAGTATGACTGTTAGATGTTTgttttcaagtgtgtgtttctatttACAGTGTCGGGTCACGGAAAATGGTGCTCTCCCAAAAGGAAAAGGAGGCTGCTAAAATGGGCTTACCAGTTTTTACAGTAAGTTTTTCTTTCCCTCCGCTGCCTTTTGAAAGGTCACTGCTGGTTCAGGTTTGTAAGATTCAGACTCTGTTAAATGCAGAAGTTAATAATGTAATTACCAAGCTGTTTAATGGATGGAAATGAGGTGTAGGTCTCAATATATCAGACAGGCtttatgaacatgtttttgagGGTAGTGAAGGGACAGTTTACAGAGTTTATTTCAAAGGTTATTTCATGGGTTCTTCTTTACAGCACCATAAGACAGAGGGTCATCCAAAAACCTCATCAACAAAGACAACTGAGAGTGTAGAAAAGGAGGAGATGGAACAACGGTGAGTACGTATTATATTAGTAACCATCTATATGATGACATAGTTTtggtgggggaaaaaatgaggCCTTGTACccaatttgttatttttactttaacagTAAATAACTTCAATCCTTGTTTTTAACTCCTGCAGGCACGAgagcaaaaagaagaagaaagaaaagaagagcaaaaaggagaaaaagaagaaggaaaagaagaagaaaaggcaAAGGAGAGACTCATCTTCCTCTGAATCAGATGACAACAGAAAGAGGTTTGCTCATTTCTCCATTAGCTGTCATCggagggtggacaaaataacattacaatATCACTACAAActatggttttaaaaaaaacattaccaCATATATGGATCAGCCCTTCTATGACACAATTTGAATCAAATTTAATCATAACAGACATTACAAAGGTTGCATTGTTTATAAGATTATTGTACTGAGTCatatacatttgtttatgttaatgtgTCCAACTCGCACTATACTATAGCGCACAAGTTAGCAAACCTGCAGCTTTGCTATGATACAAAAGCTTTCGTCTGTCAGCACTAGAGGGCACTGAGGTACTGTCCTATAGACAGCAACTAGGAGCttcatcttttacattttgggaGCATGTAACCCAAAACCTTAGATATATCCTGTAAATCAGGTGTGTAGAAGAGAGGTCTACATACCATACTGAGCAATGTTATTAAGGTGCTTCAGTAATTTGTGACAGAGAGGAATCGTAATGTAAACATAGTGGTAGCGTACAGAATTCATGAGGAAAAAATTGTTAAATTTGCTGAACTTTTGtgaagttatatttatttacagctgCCATTTGGAGTTTTCTGTGGATGTCACTATAAATAAGCTCATCAGGCAGCTACTTCCTCCCGGGCCTCACAACAGCTCACCCGATCCCCGCCAGTCATTGattgtttgtttccttttacTCTTCAGGCACAGAAAGGACCACCATCATCATAATCCATCATACCATAGTCAGAGTGGAGCCAGACCCCATGACAGCCATTCAAGGGGGGGAGCAAAGGCAGAGCGACAGCCCTCCTACCCCCATCATCGACAGCAGCGGCACGACACAGACTCCTCCGATGGGGGGTCTCCTGTCCCCCGTAACCCTGCCAGCCACAAGACGGCCCCTGGTGGTGCCACACAAAGCCACAGGCGGCGCCACGACACAGACTCGGACGACTAATGTCCTCCCCACCCCCTCATTCAAAGACGCATTATGCGGACAGAGCGCTCTACAGCAGCTTGACTGGCCCTGAAGACCTCATTTACCCTGGACAGCCAAATGAGCTGTGGATGGTTACAGGTCGATGTGTCTAAATAACAGGCTTTGACCACACGTTTGAACTTTTTCACCcaatgagttgttttttttgtgtaatttttgaTTATGTTTGACAACAAGTTAGTTTTCAACACATTCTGTGATTAAACCAccaaatatcacattttatgTATTGTGATAGGTTGtcaattttagtttttatttcattaatgcaatataaaatatttttgcaaagCAAACACAACGATCTTTTATTCCTACGTCTGGTTTTGTTGGCTGTTGCTACTCAGGAAATCTGACACTGTTTACGACAGtttgagaaaaagaaattacaCCGATTTAATTATCACTCTTTataaacttgtctttttttatagtATTATATGTCCGGCAACTTTTGAAGGTTGCAGAAAGCTGTGTTACCACTAACTGGTGCAATAATGTTTGTAACAAGGAACATCAGTGCTACAGGAagatattcatttaaatatagGACATTACAGAGTACATTTGAATAATCAAGCGTTTCTTTTAGTGTTGGTGAAAATCCTTCAAGATGCTCCTTGATGCCTTTTCGTCCTTGCACATCTCCTCTATCCTACTGTGCCTCTTGCACTACTCAGCAGCTCTggtccttttctttttctcaatcACGCCAGCGCTCCTTAATCCCTCACCGTTCTAGGTTTGGCTCCCTGACTGGTGCGATACCATTGGAATGCTCTCCACTGGTCATAATAGAGTGTAGTGTTTGCGTTTGCCTTGAATTGGTCTGAAAGGGGGTATTCTGCTGGCTGGCACCTGGGGGGTGCACTAAAAAGAGCAAGGCATTCATAAAGAAGAGTGCAAAAAACCAGGCGGGTCCTTTTATATGGCCGAGTACCGTTAGACCGCCACACACAAACCAAGCTGATGGAGCAGCAGGAGAGAAGGCCAGACAAAGCCACCCTATGAGGGACCCAAGACTCAAACTCCCTCCCCTTCTAGCACCACCATACTCTCCTGCCATGTTTTATAGGCTTGGCTGCATTAACCATAGCAGCCTAATCAACCTGCAAGAATGCTGTCCTAGATTGCCACCCCTACACAATGTGAAACAGGGTGTGCTATCCACATTACTGCTTTAACCCAAACATTGGGTGGTTTCTTACACCTTGGGGCATCACATTTCTTCTTGGGTCAAGGGGTGACAGCCCAAACAGGTTGCTATGACACCAGTTTTTGGGTCCATTATTTTAGTATAAAATTGACCCTCTGTATATTACTATTGTCTATCAGGCCTGAAACTGATATTTTGAATATCAACAAACCTGTAAATTATTCGCTTTGATTAATCATTCAgtcaataaaatgacagaaaattgcaaaaattgACGTTTTTGTCTGAAATCCCAAATACTTATTTTATAAAAttggtaaaacaaaaaatgagaaCCTGAAAATATGACTATTTGGGATTTTTGCTACATGAATGACTTAAAAAAATTTTTTCCTGTAGACTGATCGTTTCAGCACTACTGTCTATTGTAAAGGTAATAGATAAGGTTTAGCCGATCAACAGAACATTCATCAGTggccaactattctgataatcgcTTTGAggttaggttttttttttttttaaagaaaaatgccaGAATTCTCTGGATCCAGCTTCTTAAAGGTGAAGTAATTaaaagtttctgtttgttttagtcCTTAATGATAGTTATCTGAGTAAGCTGAGTCGTTGGGACTGTTGATCAGGACAaaatcttgggctttgggaaaaagtgatcgacattttgtggaccaaacaactaattaagaaaataatcaacagaataATCGATAAAGAAAAAATTGTTAGTTTATAGCTCGATAAATTTTCAAGAGAAATGGACAAAGGACCGCTAAGTAGGGAGACAAGCTACATTAGGCACCTTATCGTTAAGTAATTTTATTGCATAGAGTGAAACAGAATGAAAATCAGTTGCAGAAACATTTTTATCCAGTCGCTTTAATTACAGTGCTTTATCCtcacaaaacaaaagctttacataaaaacaaacttgagattaacatagtttttttttttttcaaacatttagGCAGTTATAAATCAAAAAGTGAAATGCACCCCCCCAAGACGTATTCAGAACATTAAAGTAACACCCACAACCTTTTAGAAAAGAAGCTGGAAAATAATAAAGAGGCAACATGTGTCTTGGATAAGAAGGCATATGTATGGCTTCCTGTTTATGCCAAGGACAATGTGCTGCAAAGGAAGATATAAGAGCACGAAGCTGAACATGTAGCTGAAACTGATTTCGTATTGCCATCGAACGCCATTTTCCACATTGAGATAACTCTGAATTAAAAAGGCATGTCTTGCTAGGGCCTTTAGTTAGGACACAAGGGACATTGTAGTGTGCAACTCCTTTTTGTTACTATTGCCTGACACAGTACATACAACAAGTTACAGTACAGGGCTGTTGAAATAAGCAATCGGAGTAATAGTTCTTGTGCAGCCTAATGATGTAAACAGCCAGTCCATTTATGCATGCCCTTAAAGA of Thunnus thynnus chromosome 12, fThuThy2.1, whole genome shotgun sequence contains these proteins:
- the c12h1orf35 gene encoding multiple myeloma tumor-associated protein 2 isoform X1 yields the protein MFGSSRSGGVRGGQDQFNWDDVKVDKHRENYLGNSLMAPVGRWQKGKDLTWYAKDKKGGAPLTKEEELAAVKAAEHEALMAALGHKNIKRQPTGLTKEDLADVCRREEADGEERNVDRISGLGSSSVGSRKMVLSQKEKEAAKMGLPVFTVSFSFPPLPFERSLLVQHHKTEGHPKTSSTKTTESVEKEEMEQRHESKKKKKEKKSKKEKKKKEKKKKRQRRDSSSSESDDNRKRHRKDHHHHNPSYHSQSGARPHDSHSRGGAKAERQPSYPHHRQQRHDTDSSDGGSPVPRNPASHKTAPGGATQSHRRRHDTDSDD
- the c12h1orf35 gene encoding multiple myeloma tumor-associated protein 2 isoform X2, with the protein product MFGSSRSGGVRGGQDQFNWDDVKVDKHRENYLGNSLMAPVGRWQKGKDLTWYAKDKKGGAPLTKEEELAAVKAAEHEALMAALGHKNIKRQPTGLTKEDLADVCRREEADGEERNVDRISGLGSSSVGSRKMVLSQKEKEAAKMGLPVFTHHKTEGHPKTSSTKTTESVEKEEMEQRHESKKKKKEKKSKKEKKKKEKKKKRQRRDSSSSESDDNRKRHRKDHHHHNPSYHSQSGARPHDSHSRGGAKAERQPSYPHHRQQRHDTDSSDGGSPVPRNPASHKTAPGGATQSHRRRHDTDSDD